The proteins below come from a single Ictalurus punctatus breed USDA103 chromosome 29, Coco_2.0, whole genome shotgun sequence genomic window:
- the LOC128629393 gene encoding neurofilament heavy polypeptide-like: MPVSHPKSLSAKQPASQKPAQEPASQPAKTQASLPKRETPSPNSSQPAKKPASQPQSKPPTKPASQPKSQPACQKASWPAQTPANQSAKMLASQPNSQPVSQTASQPNSQPHREEKHSTLNTERLKRLTEGSGIDFAKSLQPASQTAQKASQPKTRKPASQSAKTPVSQTSTKPASQPKIQPASPKASHQPASQPKNQPASPPVGQKASQPQGQPTSQPKCQPASLKANQPASPKASHSANKPRSHPASQPKSQPAKKPANHPAKNPDSQPVTQKASQPASPKSDQPASPKSDQPASQRAGQPQSQPASQLASQPVSQKASQLASRKASQPDNQKASQRLSQPKIRPVSQKASQSASQKSSQPARNPATKPKNSSQAASPKSQPASQSAKKPDTHPAKKPASQPAKNPDSQPVTQKASQPKCQKASQSKRQLASQPANKPVSQPARNPATKPKNASQPKSRPTTKPASQPARQKARHSSSQKDSQSAKNPVSQKSSQPVSQKSGQPANQSAKKPASQPKCQPAKKSANQASSQPASQSAKKTARQPAKKPPASQPKSQPRAAKPASQPKSQPRAAKPASQPKSQPATQPVSQPQSQPADNQKSSQPKSQTLIQPASQKASHEPQSQPDNQKASQRHSQSASCKASQPKSQTLIQPGSQPAKKPATSRKASQPAR; encoded by the exons ATGCCAGTCAGTCATCCAAAAAGCCTGTCAGCCAAACAGCCAGCCAGTCAAAAACCAGCCCAAGAGCCAGCCAGTCAGCCTGCCAAAACGCAAGCCAGCCTGCCAAAAAGAGAGACACCCAGCCCAAACtccagccagccagccaaaaagccagccagccagcctcAAAGCAAGCCACCCACAAAGCCAGCCAGTCAGCCAAAAAGCCAGCCGGCCTGCCAAAAAGCCAGCTGGCCAGCCCAAACGCCAGCCAACCAATCAGCCAAAATGCTAGCTAGCCAGCCCAATAGCCAGCCAGTCAGCCAAACAGCCAGCCAGCCCAATAGCCAGCCA CATAGAGAAGAGAAGCACTCTACTCTTAACACAGAAAGGCTGAAAAGGCTAACAGAGGGAAGCGGGATTGACTTTgccaaatccctacagccagcTAGCCAGACAGCTCAAAAAGCCAGTCAGCCAAAAACCAGAAAGCCAGCCAGCCAGTCAGCCAAAACGCCAGTCAGTCAGACATCCACAAAGCCAGCAAGCCAGCCCAAAATCCAGCCAGCTAGCCCAAAAGCCAGCCA CCAGCCAGCCAGTCAGCCAAAAAATCAGCCAGCCAGCCCGCCAGTTGGCCAAAAAGCCAGCCAGCCACAAGGTCAGCCAACCAGTCAGCCAAAATGTCAGCCAGCCAGCTTAAAAGCCAACCAGCCTGCCAGCCCAAAAGCCAGCCATTCTGCCAACAAGCCAAGAAGCcatccagccagccagccaaaaAGCCAGCCAGCCAAAAAGCCAGCCAATCACCCAGCCAAAAATCCAGATAGCCAGCCAGTCACCCAAaaagccagccagccagccagcccaAAATCCGACCAGCCAGCCAGCCCAAAATCCGACCAGCCAGCCAGCCAAAGAGCCGGCCAACCACaaagccagccagccagccagttAGCCAGCCAGCCAGTCAGCCAAAAAGCCAGCCAGCTAGCCAGCCGCAAAGCCAGCCAGCCAGATAACCAAAAAGCCAGCCAGCGACTCAGCCAGCCAAAAATCCGGCCAGTCAGCCAAAAAGCCAGCCAGTCAGCCAGCCAAAAATCCAGCCAGCCAGCCCGAAATCCAGCCACCAAGCCAAAAAATTCCAGCCAGGCAGCCAGCCCAAaaagccagccagccagccagtcAGCCAAAAAGCCAGACACTCATCCAGCCAAAAAGCCAGCCAGTCAGCCAGCCAAAAATCCAGATAGCCAGCCAGTCACCCAAAAAGCCAGCCAGCCAAAATGCCAGAAAGCCAGTCAGTCAAAAAGGCAGctagccagccagccagccaatAAGCCAGTCAGCCAGCCAGCCCGAAATCCAGCCACCAAGCCAAAAAATGCCAGCCAGCCAAAAAGCCGGCCAACCACAAaaccagccagccagccagccagacAAAAAGCCAGACACTCATCTAGCCAAAAAGACAGCCAGTCAGCCAAAaatccagtcagccaaaaatCCAGCCAGCCAGTCAGCCAAAAATCCGGCCAGCCAGCCAATCAGTCAGCCAAAAAGCCTGCCAGCCAGCCAAAATGCCAGCCAGCCAAAAAGTCAGCTAACCAGGCATCCAGTCAGCCAGCCAGTCAGTCAGCCAAAAAGACAGCCAGACAGCCAGCCAAAAAGCCA CCAGCCAGTCAGCCAAAAAGCCAGCCACGAGCCGCAAAGCCAGCCAGTCAGCCAAAAAGCCAGCCACGAGCCGCAAAGCCAGCCAGTCAGCCAAAAAGCCAGCCAGCGACACAGCCAGTCAGCCAGCCGCAAAGCCAACCAGCAGATAACCAAAAATCCAGCCAGCCAAAAAGCCAGACACTcatccagccagccagccaaaaAGCCAGCCACGAGCCGCAAAGCCAGCCAGATAACCAAAAAGCCAGCCAGCGACACAGCCAGTCAGCCAGCTGCAAAGCCAGCCAGCCAAAAAGTCAGACACTCATCCAGCCAGGCAGCCAGCCAGCCAAAAAGCCAGCCACAAGCCGCaaagccagccagccagccagatAA